Proteins found in one Brevibacillus brevis genomic segment:
- a CDS encoding putative polysaccharide biosynthesis protein encodes MLKKSHFLAGALILAIAGILSKVIGMFYRIPLQEIVGDRGLGLYQEVYPLYLTFLILATAGVPVALSRVIAEALAERKQGSIGQILARSMVMMGAIGLILFALLYVSSPLIAKLMGNPHLIEPIRAISMSLLFVPLIAVIRGFFYGHQKMLFVGLSQIVEQTLRVVFILVASLYLVSLGEDTDTVITGVNFGTMISTFLSLGFLALLMWLHNRKNSVFSGAEWGRLTWWYDRAFFASMWRIAWPICISALVIPIFSLTDSFLAINIFRYIWNVDGLTADTWFGIYSRGGPLLQMASLFGSSIALSIVPAIAEAIRQKDQERITTLTKLSLRFAWLIGLPAGLGLTAVAEGANLALYGDMEGTRAMAILGITAIPLSLLLATNGILQGIGKEKIPARHLLYGVIVKVLATLVFTSMFGMDGLSLSWLVATAFVCVLNMRVINRYVSIPINWRFDTIYPLLVANLMLILAWGATEAIDFLFRGREPVRILGAIETVAGVGVGLIIYLGLLILIPLIEDKELDWLPGGNKLRAFIQFIRRKQASSLKSNTNND; translated from the coding sequence ATGTTGAAAAAAAGTCATTTTCTCGCGGGAGCGTTGATCTTAGCCATAGCGGGGATTTTGTCAAAAGTTATCGGGATGTTTTACCGAATTCCGCTTCAAGAGATAGTAGGCGACAGAGGTCTCGGACTCTATCAGGAAGTATATCCTCTCTACCTGACCTTTCTCATTTTGGCGACAGCAGGTGTGCCAGTAGCATTGTCGAGAGTGATTGCAGAGGCATTGGCTGAAAGAAAACAAGGCTCTATTGGACAAATTTTGGCCCGTAGCATGGTTATGATGGGCGCCATCGGACTTATCTTGTTTGCGCTCCTGTACGTCAGCTCCCCACTTATCGCAAAGCTCATGGGGAATCCGCATTTGATTGAACCGATTCGAGCGATTTCCATGTCGCTGCTGTTCGTTCCTTTGATTGCGGTTATTCGCGGCTTTTTCTACGGCCATCAAAAAATGTTGTTTGTCGGACTCTCGCAAATTGTGGAGCAGACCTTGCGTGTCGTATTTATTTTGGTAGCTTCCCTGTATCTCGTGTCACTCGGTGAAGATACGGATACTGTGATTACCGGAGTCAACTTCGGTACGATGATCAGTACGTTTTTGAGTCTCGGGTTTCTAGCATTACTCATGTGGCTCCACAACCGGAAAAATTCCGTGTTTAGCGGGGCAGAGTGGGGGCGCCTTACTTGGTGGTATGATCGTGCCTTCTTCGCCTCGATGTGGCGAATTGCCTGGCCAATTTGTATCAGCGCCTTAGTTATCCCGATTTTCAGCCTGACGGATTCCTTTCTGGCGATTAACATCTTCCGCTACATATGGAATGTGGACGGCTTGACGGCGGATACGTGGTTTGGCATTTACAGCAGGGGAGGACCACTTCTGCAAATGGCGAGCTTGTTCGGATCGTCGATTGCTCTCTCGATCGTCCCTGCCATTGCCGAAGCAATCAGACAAAAGGATCAGGAACGGATTACGACCTTGACCAAGCTCTCACTGCGCTTTGCTTGGCTAATCGGTCTGCCTGCCGGGCTGGGACTGACAGCTGTAGCTGAAGGGGCGAATTTGGCGTTGTATGGTGATATGGAAGGCACGCGTGCAATGGCGATTTTAGGAATCACAGCGATCCCGCTTTCCTTGTTGCTTGCTACAAACGGCATTTTGCAAGGGATCGGCAAAGAAAAAATCCCTGCGCGTCATCTGCTTTATGGTGTCATTGTAAAAGTACTGGCAACACTCGTGTTTACCTCGATGTTCGGTATGGATGGATTGTCCCTGTCTTGGCTGGTTGCTACTGCATTTGTCTGCGTACTGAATATGCGAGTCATCAACCGTTACGTATCGATTCCGATTAACTGGCGCTTCGATACCATTTATCCGTTACTGGTGGCTAACCTCATGCTCATTCTGGCTTGGGGAGCGACAGAGGCAATTGATTTCCTGTTCAGGGGAAGAGAGCCAGTGCGCATTTTGGGAGCGATAGAGACCGTCGCTGGAGTCGGTGTAGGGCTCATCATCTACCTGGGACTGCTCATCCTCATTCCACTTATTGAAGACAAGGAGCTAGACTGGCTGCCAGGTGGAAACAAACTGCGCGCCTTTATCCAATTCATACGGAGGAAGCAGGCCTCCTCGTTAAAGTCCAATACGAATAACGATTAA
- the murJ gene encoding murein biosynthesis integral membrane protein MurJ codes for MSLLKIASMIVVLTLVGRLLGFFRSVYVSSLYGTGMEADAFNIAATIPLTLFLVIPGAVNAVLIPTMRGMMEKGERTTDLYQKMLTIILGIFVALSALGVVFSYQLAAMFGLTGEKLELTASMLQWMWPSAIFIGLTGLWSSICNAHQHFFTPTLGTVVNGALVIVSMYVLVPMYGPIGLAMATTIGYLAALLPILPTLRGFGYQQRFSFAWREDAALKGMGERVIPILIGAVVAQATTFLERGFAEGLGTGVVSALANANQIMQLPLAIFVGAFTLPLFPLLASHVKRGEMTEMKQILQKGLAYLLILLLPVTVGLTLYAEPIIRLAFERGAFDEHSVALTAWALPFYGVGLFFLASRDLLTRAFYALENTKTPVMIGAIGIGVYALANWLLIPLLGHGGIALANAVSAISQALLLFILLWRAVGSPVRANFLMTTGKTILGCAVMAGAILFVDPWLSVLPVWLYLPLGIMGAALLYLVVLILVREPLVSELLQKVRKRSTPVGGRS; via the coding sequence ATGAGTTTGTTAAAAATTGCTTCCATGATTGTCGTGCTGACTCTCGTTGGAAGGCTTCTGGGCTTTTTTCGCAGTGTATATGTATCCAGCTTGTACGGGACTGGCATGGAGGCAGATGCGTTTAATATCGCGGCAACGATTCCGCTGACGCTGTTCTTGGTCATACCGGGAGCCGTCAATGCAGTGCTGATCCCGACGATGCGGGGCATGATGGAAAAAGGAGAGCGGACGACTGACTTGTATCAGAAGATGCTCACGATCATTTTGGGTATATTCGTTGCTCTCTCTGCTTTAGGGGTTGTCTTTTCTTACCAGCTGGCTGCGATGTTTGGACTGACGGGTGAGAAGCTGGAGCTCACGGCTAGCATGCTGCAATGGATGTGGCCATCAGCTATTTTCATCGGGTTAACGGGGCTTTGGTCGAGTATTTGCAATGCTCACCAACATTTCTTTACACCGACGCTTGGCACGGTAGTCAATGGAGCTTTGGTGATTGTCAGCATGTATGTGCTCGTTCCGATGTATGGTCCCATTGGATTGGCAATGGCTACGACAATCGGTTACTTGGCTGCACTGTTGCCGATTCTCCCTACCTTGCGCGGATTCGGCTATCAGCAGCGCTTCTCCTTTGCTTGGCGTGAGGACGCAGCTCTCAAAGGCATGGGTGAGCGCGTCATTCCGATTTTAATTGGTGCGGTGGTTGCTCAGGCGACTACCTTTTTGGAGCGAGGCTTCGCGGAAGGGCTTGGAACGGGTGTCGTTTCCGCTCTTGCCAATGCGAACCAGATCATGCAATTGCCTCTGGCTATTTTTGTCGGGGCGTTTACGCTGCCGTTATTCCCGCTGTTGGCTAGTCATGTCAAGCGGGGAGAAATGACGGAGATGAAGCAAATCCTGCAAAAGGGACTTGCCTATCTTCTCATTTTGCTACTGCCCGTGACGGTTGGACTTACGCTATACGCAGAGCCTATCATCCGACTAGCTTTTGAGCGTGGTGCGTTCGATGAGCATTCTGTCGCTTTGACAGCGTGGGCACTGCCGTTTTACGGCGTGGGGCTTTTCTTTTTAGCGTCGAGAGACTTGCTGACTCGCGCCTTTTATGCACTGGAAAACACGAAGACACCCGTTATGATCGGGGCGATTGGGATCGGTGTGTATGCCCTTGCCAACTGGTTGCTCATTCCACTGCTTGGTCATGGCGGAATTGCTCTTGCCAATGCGGTATCGGCTATCAGTCAAGCGCTCCTGCTGTTCATTTTGCTATGGAGGGCAGTAGGCAGCCCTGTACGAGCGAATTTCCTCATGACCACGGGGAAAACCATTCTGGGCTGCGCAGTCATGGCTGGTGCTATTTTGTTCGTCGATCCATGGTTATCCGTATTGCCTGTCTGGTTGTACTTGCCGCTAGGAATTATGGGTGCAGCTCTTTTATATCTTGTCGTGCTCATTTTGGTTCGCGAGCCACTTGTATCAGAACTGCTGCAAAAAGTACGCAAGCGGTCTACTCCAGTGGGAGGACGCTCGTAA
- a CDS encoding class I SAM-dependent methyltransferase, producing the protein MSFSSQVLLRLNRLFPLPVHPFNLANNGEMSYTEWQFQKGDQTIQFFLPFHSQEQMFRDKTVLDIGCGGGGKTCYYATYGPKKMIGIDIVPHYAEEGNAFAKKKGLDHLVSFMTGDAARMDFPDNTFDTIIMNDAMEHVGEPEKTLEECFRVLKPGGHLYINFPPYYHPYGAHLSDAIGIPWVHALFSEQALIDAYKKLVSDLPDGSDRIAFRFDKLPDGRDTISYINRMTIKRFRKIQQGVVQPAVYQREIPLRNQLQALAKLPATREFFVKMVVCVYQKAK; encoded by the coding sequence ATGTCCTTTTCTTCACAAGTGTTACTTCGTTTAAATCGATTATTTCCTCTCCCCGTTCACCCTTTCAACCTGGCAAACAACGGGGAAATGAGCTATACCGAATGGCAATTTCAAAAAGGGGATCAAACCATTCAGTTTTTCCTCCCCTTCCATTCACAGGAGCAAATGTTCCGTGACAAAACAGTTTTGGACATCGGCTGTGGCGGCGGGGGCAAAACCTGCTATTACGCCACCTATGGACCGAAAAAAATGATCGGCATCGATATCGTCCCCCACTACGCGGAGGAAGGAAATGCATTCGCGAAGAAAAAGGGACTGGATCATCTCGTCTCCTTCATGACTGGTGATGCCGCAAGAATGGACTTCCCGGACAACACGTTCGATACGATCATCATGAATGATGCGATGGAGCACGTTGGCGAACCGGAAAAGACGCTGGAGGAATGCTTTCGGGTCTTGAAGCCTGGCGGGCATCTCTACATCAATTTTCCGCCGTATTATCATCCATACGGTGCTCATTTGTCAGATGCGATCGGCATTCCTTGGGTACATGCCCTCTTTTCGGAGCAGGCCTTGATTGACGCCTATAAAAAGCTAGTTAGCGACTTGCCAGACGGTTCTGACCGGATTGCATTTCGCTTCGACAAGCTCCCTGATGGCAGAGACACGATCTCGTACATCAATCGCATGACGATCAAACGGTTTCGAAAAATTCAACAAGGCGTGGTACAGCCTGCGGTTTACCAGCGAGAGATTCCGTTGCGCAATCAGTTGCAGGCCTTGGCGAAATTGCCTGCTACCCGTGAATTTTTCGTAAAAATGGTCGTATGTGTTTATCAAAAAGCGAAATAA
- a CDS encoding phenylacetate--CoA ligase family protein: MPTTGFWIRHVQWPLMEALKGNRIRPYMKELQATQRLSAEALNVQQREKLVKLLDHAIQNVPAYTAFAPDWSKMREMPERFLQRIPVLTKAHFRQNSDQYLSQGLQTCRLIGNRTGGSTGEPTHFYLDRQTVERYEAARWLGLSWYGIRIGDPCVMIWGSPLELNAQQARRYRWKERWLKNRMMISAYELDESHLEANLRLIREFRPAYLYGYASALHTLAMMMLRRGMTLGIPLKAVVSTAESLHEHQWQTIAQAFDAPVVNEYGARDGGIIAYQCTAGSMHAFSGNCYLEVVDPLTHIPVHKGHPGALLVTDLHNTVMPRLRYQLGDVVALSDSTCSCNLPFPLLASIDGREDDMFLSLNGRYVHGHYFNHIVRNMDSFRTFQIVQHDPERLSLRLVKEPERFLPADEAKLLEGIRAALGQVSIHVSYVETIPPASSGKTRYAIREFPLTSVLPLE, encoded by the coding sequence ATGCCCACAACCGGATTTTGGATCCGCCATGTACAGTGGCCGTTAATGGAGGCCTTGAAAGGAAATCGCATCCGTCCTTACATGAAAGAATTGCAAGCAACTCAGCGTCTATCTGCCGAAGCGCTTAACGTGCAGCAGCGAGAAAAGCTGGTGAAGCTACTCGATCATGCGATACAAAACGTACCAGCTTACACTGCCTTCGCCCCAGACTGGAGCAAAATGCGCGAGATGCCTGAACGTTTTTTGCAGCGTATTCCTGTTCTGACCAAAGCACACTTTCGGCAAAACTCTGATCAATATTTGAGCCAGGGCCTCCAAACATGCAGGCTCATTGGAAATCGTACGGGAGGCTCCACAGGTGAACCTACCCATTTTTATCTTGATCGTCAAACGGTCGAGCGGTATGAAGCTGCGCGCTGGTTGGGGCTATCCTGGTACGGCATCCGCATTGGAGACCCATGTGTGATGATCTGGGGCTCTCCTCTCGAATTAAACGCCCAGCAAGCTCGCCGCTACCGCTGGAAGGAACGCTGGTTAAAAAACCGCATGATGATTTCTGCCTATGAATTGGACGAAAGTCATTTGGAAGCAAACCTGCGCCTCATCCGGGAATTCCGTCCAGCCTATTTATACGGGTACGCCTCCGCGTTGCATACCCTCGCTATGATGATGCTACGACGGGGCATGACACTCGGAATCCCGCTCAAAGCCGTGGTCTCTACAGCAGAAAGCCTGCACGAGCACCAGTGGCAAACAATTGCCCAGGCTTTTGATGCGCCTGTTGTGAATGAGTACGGCGCTCGTGACGGCGGAATTATCGCCTACCAATGCACGGCTGGGAGCATGCATGCCTTTTCCGGGAACTGTTATTTGGAGGTAGTCGATCCTCTTACGCATATTCCCGTCCACAAAGGGCACCCGGGAGCACTGCTCGTCACAGACTTGCACAATACCGTCATGCCTCGCCTGCGCTACCAATTAGGAGATGTCGTCGCGCTTTCCGATTCAACCTGCTCTTGCAATCTCCCTTTTCCACTTCTTGCTTCGATTGATGGCAGAGAAGACGACATGTTCCTATCGCTCAACGGACGGTACGTGCACGGACATTATTTTAATCACATCGTGCGGAATATGGACAGCTTCCGGACCTTTCAGATCGTCCAGCATGATCCGGAGCGACTGAGCCTGCGACTGGTGAAGGAGCCCGAACGTTTTTTGCCTGCTGATGAAGCCAAGCTTTTGGAAGGAATTCGCGCGGCATTAGGCCAGGTCAGCATCCACGTTTCTTACGTGGAAACCATTCCCCCCGCAAGCTCGGGTAAGACCCGCTATGCCATCAGGGAATTTCCGCTTACGAGCGTCCTCCCACTGGAGTAG
- a CDS encoding glycosyltransferase produces the protein MSKLRVLHVIGGGEFGGAEQHILNLVTTFPVDEVEVAVVCFYDSLFASKLRESGIQVITLNQFGRFDLRLLQALRTAFSTFQPAIIHTHGIKANFFSRLAALGMKVPLLTTVHSSLRYDYTSSLAYAIVSIMEMSTRHWNRHYIAISGAIADILRGQGVRSSDISVIYNGMDMKPYRQNHLRENDRNRLRAEWNIPEDAFLFGTAARFVPVKGLPILLDAFHTLVADKKETPYLVLIGDGSERAALEAKVKELGLESRVRFAGFRQDIPACLHALDGFVHSSLYEGLGYTIIEAMASEVPVVASSVGGVKEFVFDGETGLIVEPGNPALLAQAMERLWTSPQLREIMVQNALSKVESTFTIQLMTEQIVALYRTLLK, from the coding sequence ATGAGCAAATTACGAGTCCTCCACGTGATTGGCGGGGGGGAATTTGGCGGTGCTGAACAACATATTCTCAATTTGGTCACTACTTTTCCAGTCGACGAAGTGGAAGTCGCGGTCGTATGCTTCTATGATTCTCTCTTCGCGAGTAAGTTGCGGGAATCAGGCATCCAGGTCATTACACTGAATCAGTTCGGACGTTTTGACTTACGATTGCTGCAGGCTCTGCGGACTGCCTTTTCCACATTCCAACCAGCGATTATTCATACGCATGGGATTAAAGCCAATTTCTTTTCCCGACTGGCAGCTCTCGGTATGAAGGTTCCTTTGCTGACCACCGTTCACAGCTCACTTCGTTATGATTATACAAGCTCTTTGGCCTATGCCATTGTCAGCATAATGGAAATGAGCACGAGACATTGGAACCGTCATTATATCGCGATCAGTGGTGCGATTGCCGATATTTTGCGGGGGCAGGGTGTTCGCTCGTCTGACATTAGCGTGATTTATAACGGAATGGACATGAAGCCTTATCGGCAAAACCATTTACGGGAAAATGACCGCAATCGACTACGTGCGGAATGGAACATACCAGAGGACGCCTTTTTGTTCGGGACAGCCGCTCGCTTTGTTCCCGTAAAAGGTCTCCCGATTCTGCTCGATGCTTTTCATACGCTTGTGGCGGACAAGAAAGAGACTCCTTACCTCGTGTTGATCGGGGACGGCTCTGAACGTGCTGCGCTCGAAGCCAAGGTAAAAGAATTGGGGCTGGAATCACGTGTTCGCTTTGCTGGATTTCGGCAAGATATTCCAGCGTGCTTGCATGCCTTAGATGGCTTTGTCCACTCTTCCTTGTACGAAGGGCTAGGCTATACGATTATCGAGGCGATGGCTTCGGAGGTTCCTGTCGTAGCAAGCAGTGTCGGCGGTGTGAAAGAGTTTGTTTTCGATGGCGAAACGGGGCTGATCGTTGAACCGGGAAATCCCGCATTGTTGGCGCAGGCAATGGAACGGCTTTGGACTTCACCACAATTGCGTGAGATCATGGTGCAAAACGCGCTGAGCAAAGTAGAATCCACTTTTACCATTCAACTCATGACCGAACAAATTGTTGCTCTTTATCGTACGTTACTGAAATGA
- the csaB gene encoding polysaccharide pyruvyl transferase CsaB → MSRILISGYYGFNNAGDDVVLYGIISSLKREQPNISLAVLSNQPDRTAELFGIEAYNRWSFGTIVRELSRSDMLVMGGGTLMQDVTSPRSVLYYLGIVTIAKLLGKPVVFYAQGFGPILKSLSRTMIKRVVNHVNIITVRDYESGEDFKACGVKKAPIYITADPALTISPDDIADQRGKELLHGMFDDPSKPLVAISVRDWKQEQQFKQKIARAADWFIMRGWNVLFLPMHVPSDLAPSQEIMDQMSQPGARLLDAPVTFHDIMSVLKQCNYVVGMRLHSLILACMLRIPFIGISYDPKIDRFVERAGMPNAGHITQLDETTLLTLLAEKLDNLDHEIDVVTKHSHLLAIEASKSSELVLQALRK, encoded by the coding sequence ATGTCGCGAATTCTCATCTCCGGGTACTACGGCTTTAATAATGCCGGAGACGATGTGGTCCTGTACGGCATCATCAGCTCTCTTAAGCGGGAACAACCAAATATCTCTCTCGCCGTCTTGTCCAATCAGCCTGATCGGACTGCGGAACTGTTCGGGATTGAAGCCTATAACCGCTGGAGCTTTGGAACCATCGTCCGCGAGCTTTCGCGAAGTGACATGCTGGTGATGGGCGGCGGTACACTGATGCAGGATGTAACCAGTCCGCGCAGTGTCCTCTACTATTTGGGCATCGTCACCATTGCCAAGCTTTTAGGTAAACCCGTGGTCTTTTACGCGCAAGGGTTTGGACCCATCCTCAAATCGCTCAGTCGCACGATGATTAAACGCGTGGTGAATCACGTCAACATTATCACGGTTCGCGACTACGAATCAGGAGAGGACTTCAAAGCCTGCGGCGTAAAAAAAGCCCCTATCTATATAACAGCTGACCCTGCTCTGACGATATCCCCAGACGATATTGCAGATCAACGGGGAAAAGAGCTGCTCCATGGTATGTTTGATGATCCTTCCAAGCCTTTGGTCGCCATCTCTGTCCGGGACTGGAAGCAGGAACAGCAATTCAAACAGAAGATAGCCCGGGCAGCAGATTGGTTTATCATGCGCGGATGGAATGTTCTCTTCCTCCCGATGCATGTCCCTAGTGATTTGGCACCGTCCCAGGAAATCATGGACCAGATGAGCCAACCAGGAGCACGTCTTCTCGATGCACCTGTGACTTTTCATGACATCATGTCGGTACTGAAGCAATGCAACTACGTCGTAGGAATGCGGCTTCACTCTCTCATTCTTGCTTGCATGCTGCGAATTCCTTTTATCGGTATCTCCTACGATCCGAAAATCGATCGATTCGTTGAACGCGCTGGAATGCCCAATGCTGGTCATATTACTCAACTCGATGAAACTACACTTTTGACCTTGCTCGCTGAAAAACTGGACAACCTCGATCACGAAATTGATGTAGTAACGAAGCATTCCCATCTGTTAGCGATCGAAGCATCCAAAAGCAGTGAACTTGTTTTGCAGGCGCTGCGTAAATAA
- a CDS encoding O-antigen ligase family protein, which produces MRETVLKWGSQSSTWLYLLLAYPVIDYVLRQILPIPVISSLWDEGLLIVLMLFTFVAFLQSNRTMPGIKHWLGAFFVLGIAIMVTDMANWEATVEGFRSVYQYILAFFMGFYLLKSMEDLNKFMKVLVLVGFVAALYGVLQVIVGVKTPESWVQEGEAVTTRAFSFVTSPNVLGSYMALVTPIAAGLFMTATTLKQKLIWAIVALTTVLALLLTGSRGAWFALAFAVFVCFYIWNKRVAGYLVIAGIIGVVALFFVPDSVPLVGKVKDRIFTLFTPEYFESSSEGGRIGRWGKAYDNMRIEPLFGVGLGHHGGAVAARHFGTIYSDSYFFKSLAEYGLIGIILLIGTVITMFKYGAGLIRNIQGSPHFFAILGLLGGLIAVATHNLVENIFEVPFMALYFWLFGGFLCALFVDQTQNKRW; this is translated from the coding sequence ATGAGAGAAACCGTGTTGAAGTGGGGAAGCCAATCATCTACGTGGTTGTATTTGCTGTTGGCCTATCCCGTAATCGATTACGTCTTGCGACAGATTCTACCGATTCCAGTCATATCTTCTCTGTGGGATGAAGGACTGCTCATCGTTCTGATGCTGTTTACGTTCGTTGCGTTTTTACAGTCAAATCGGACGATGCCTGGAATCAAACATTGGCTTGGAGCCTTTTTCGTCCTCGGAATTGCCATCATGGTGACTGACATGGCGAACTGGGAAGCGACTGTGGAAGGATTCCGTTCCGTCTACCAGTACATCCTCGCCTTTTTCATGGGCTTCTATTTGCTGAAGTCGATGGAAGACCTGAACAAGTTCATGAAGGTACTTGTGCTGGTTGGTTTCGTAGCGGCACTGTATGGTGTCTTGCAAGTCATCGTAGGCGTCAAAACACCTGAATCATGGGTACAGGAAGGAGAAGCAGTTACCACGCGTGCATTCTCCTTCGTAACGAGCCCGAACGTATTGGGCAGCTATATGGCGTTGGTTACACCGATTGCCGCTGGTCTGTTCATGACTGCTACTACTCTCAAGCAAAAATTGATTTGGGCCATTGTAGCACTGACCACCGTGCTTGCTTTGCTCTTAACCGGGTCCCGCGGTGCCTGGTTCGCTCTTGCCTTTGCCGTGTTCGTTTGCTTCTACATCTGGAACAAACGAGTAGCAGGATATTTGGTGATCGCAGGGATTATCGGGGTTGTAGCCCTGTTCTTCGTTCCTGATTCAGTTCCGCTTGTCGGAAAAGTAAAAGATCGCATTTTCACGCTTTTTACACCTGAATACTTCGAATCTAGCAGTGAAGGTGGACGCATCGGGCGCTGGGGAAAAGCATACGACAATATGCGTATCGAGCCATTGTTCGGTGTCGGACTCGGTCATCACGGCGGAGCAGTTGCAGCTCGCCATTTCGGTACCATTTATTCAGACAGCTACTTCTTTAAAAGTTTGGCGGAATACGGTCTGATCGGGATCATCCTGTTGATCGGAACCGTGATCACGATGTTCAAATACGGAGCTGGGCTCATACGCAACATCCAAGGCTCGCCACACTTTTTTGCGATACTCGGACTGCTGGGCGGATTAATTGCGGTAGCTACGCATAACCTCGTTGAAAACATTTTCGAGGTGCCGTTCATGGCCCTCTATTTCTGGCTGTTTGGCGGCTTCCTCTGCGCATTATTCGTCGACCAGACACAAAACAAAAGGTGGTGA
- a CDS encoding glycosyltransferase family 4 protein, whose amino-acid sequence MNTHNVLIICYIFPPIGGGGVPRPLKMAKYLGEFGWNVHVLTVDPAYHATLDPSLLAQLPSDVTIHRAKEWQLLPNRGGQAASASTNTASAPLQPSFKAKVKKQVVHVLKKVKPYLLIPDDQILWMPNALKLGREIMRREKIDVIFSTSGPVTNHLIAKKLSREFGCKWVADFRDPWTQNMHTSGIEWRERMEERMEEAVMSQADAITTVTATFAYNFREKHQNRIKRMELIYNGFDQADFQGLAPSHAVPEKFHAVYAGILYQKRNPRLLLQAIRELIDEKAVDRNDLLLSFAGVFDYPGYSENRDCVEALGLGDIVRVLGNLPHKEALGLMKGANALLLIGDVSADAGAYIPGKLYEYMGIGNPILALNKRGEATEIIEDFRLGQVADPEQKDEIKQAYLKLYQEWKAQGQTGSEERGADFAERVKPYERREQAKQLAQLMDELVKK is encoded by the coding sequence ATGAATACGCACAACGTGTTGATCATATGCTACATATTTCCTCCAATTGGTGGAGGCGGCGTGCCAAGACCGTTGAAAATGGCCAAATATTTGGGGGAGTTTGGCTGGAATGTCCATGTGCTGACAGTAGATCCTGCTTATCATGCGACGCTTGATCCATCCCTTTTGGCACAACTGCCGAGTGATGTCACTATTCACCGTGCGAAGGAGTGGCAGCTGCTGCCGAATCGAGGGGGACAAGCCGCATCAGCAAGTACCAATACAGCGTCCGCACCATTACAGCCGTCATTTAAGGCGAAGGTAAAAAAGCAGGTCGTTCATGTGCTGAAAAAAGTGAAGCCATACTTGTTGATTCCAGACGACCAAATCCTGTGGATGCCGAATGCGCTCAAGCTGGGGCGGGAAATAATGCGCCGTGAAAAGATCGACGTGATTTTTTCCACATCGGGACCGGTGACGAATCACTTGATTGCGAAAAAGCTTTCCCGTGAGTTTGGCTGCAAATGGGTAGCGGATTTCCGTGATCCATGGACGCAAAATATGCACACCTCTGGCATCGAATGGCGAGAGCGCATGGAAGAGCGAATGGAGGAGGCGGTGATGTCCCAAGCGGATGCGATCACGACCGTTACTGCGACCTTCGCCTATAATTTTCGCGAGAAGCACCAGAACCGTATCAAGCGAATGGAGCTGATCTACAATGGGTTTGATCAGGCTGATTTTCAAGGGTTGGCTCCGAGTCATGCTGTTCCGGAAAAGTTTCATGCGGTGTACGCAGGTATTTTGTATCAAAAGCGCAATCCACGCCTCCTCCTGCAAGCCATCCGGGAACTCATCGATGAAAAAGCAGTAGACCGAAATGATCTCTTGCTCAGCTTTGCCGGGGTGTTCGATTATCCGGGGTATTCCGAAAATCGCGATTGTGTGGAAGCATTGGGGCTGGGTGACATCGTTCGTGTGTTGGGGAACCTGCCGCATAAAGAAGCGCTCGGACTGATGAAAGGCGCCAATGCCCTCTTGCTGATCGGGGATGTGTCCGCTGACGCCGGAGCGTATATTCCGGGCAAGCTCTACGAATACATGGGGATTGGCAACCCGATCCTAGCTCTGAACAAAAGAGGCGAAGCGACAGAGATTATTGAAGATTTCCGTCTCGGACAAGTAGCCGATCCAGAGCAAAAAGACGAGATCAAGCAAGCATACCTGAAGCTGTACCAGGAGTGGAAAGCGCAAGGTCAAACGGGTAGCGAGGAACGCGGAGCAGATTTTGCAGAGCGTGTGAAACCGTATGAGCGCCGTGAACAGGCGAAGCAATTGGCGCAATTGATGGATGAACTGGTGAAAAAATAG